The Geotalea uraniireducens Rf4 genome window below encodes:
- the dndD gene encoding DNA sulfur modification protein DndD, with amino-acid sequence MILDTIILENYGAYGGRQEALLTPEEGKPIILFGGMNGGGKTTLLDAIQLAFYGPKARISNRGKLGYKEYLRESIHRGGDPGEGAGITVRFRRVIEGKSRNFELQRCWREGVKGIEETVRVLRDGLPDDIFTEHWDESIEAYLPSSIAHLFFFDGEQIKELAEGGHAADILGTAIHSLLGLDLVDRLENDLKVFERRKKAEGLDPEATRKLAIARSEFVEIFREEEKAASLSGALTNESNQLAKELHAKEELFRKEGGDLFLRRKELEDELVALKARKAATEAQFRELIAGPLPFLLVENLLAEVEQVVRHETEIKRARVLLEVLETRDTEVLDSLKAEKIGGQLLRSMDRILEKDRKSRAGLAKKTLILDADDTLAPQIAHLRGTVLPTAEQQACDFTAKIAALDEKIARLEGELDRAPTAERIAEVQEVLEAARKAHQAKLAELEAIKVRRQALQRQRLMAEARLDKMGENDVNSQFHEDGRLRMLKHSLRVRETLGRFRTKIVKHHTENMESLMLESFCKLLRKKELVSGLKINPETFEATLVTKDGKILPFERLSAGEKQLLATSLLWGLARASGRPVPTIIDTPLGRLDSSHRKHLIERYFPNASHQVLLLSTDEEIVGTYYKELKPFITRTYLLEHNEEAGQTNLKQGYFNV; translated from the coding sequence ATGATACTGGATACGATCATACTGGAAAACTATGGTGCTTACGGTGGACGGCAGGAAGCTCTCCTTACTCCTGAAGAGGGGAAGCCTATCATCCTTTTCGGTGGTATGAACGGCGGCGGTAAAACAACCCTGCTCGACGCTATTCAACTGGCCTTCTATGGGCCAAAGGCGCGTATCTCCAACCGGGGCAAGCTTGGCTATAAGGAGTACCTCCGGGAATCGATCCACCGCGGCGGAGATCCGGGCGAAGGGGCCGGCATCACGGTGCGCTTCCGCCGGGTCATCGAAGGTAAAAGTAGAAATTTCGAATTACAACGTTGCTGGCGTGAAGGGGTTAAAGGAATCGAGGAAACTGTTAGGGTCCTTCGTGATGGCCTCCCCGATGATATATTCACCGAACATTGGGATGAATCCATCGAAGCCTATCTCCCCAGCAGTATCGCCCACCTCTTCTTCTTTGACGGCGAACAGATCAAGGAGTTGGCCGAGGGTGGCCACGCTGCTGATATTCTCGGCACAGCCATCCACTCCCTGCTGGGTCTTGATTTGGTTGATCGCCTGGAAAACGATCTCAAGGTGTTTGAACGGCGCAAGAAAGCCGAAGGACTCGACCCCGAAGCAACAAGGAAGCTAGCAATTGCGCGAAGTGAGTTCGTTGAAATCTTCCGGGAGGAGGAAAAGGCCGCTTCGTTGTCGGGTGCACTCACCAATGAATCAAACCAACTTGCAAAGGAATTGCATGCTAAAGAAGAATTATTCCGGAAGGAAGGTGGCGATCTTTTTTTACGGCGCAAAGAGCTGGAAGATGAGCTAGTCGCACTGAAGGCCCGGAAAGCAGCAACAGAGGCGCAATTCCGAGAGCTGATCGCTGGACCGCTGCCGTTCCTTCTGGTGGAAAACCTGCTTGCCGAAGTGGAGCAGGTCGTTCGTCATGAAACCGAAATAAAGCGTGCTCGGGTATTGTTGGAGGTATTGGAAACCCGCGACACTGAGGTGCTGGACTCCCTGAAAGCGGAAAAGATCGGTGGGCAGCTACTTCGCTCCATGGACAGGATTCTGGAAAAAGACCGCAAAAGCAGGGCCGGACTAGCGAAGAAAACATTAATTCTCGACGCAGATGACACTCTGGCCCCGCAGATAGCCCATTTGCGTGGGACCGTACTCCCGACAGCCGAACAACAGGCGTGTGACTTCACTGCAAAAATTGCTGCCTTGGACGAGAAAATTGCCCGACTGGAAGGTGAACTGGATCGTGCTCCGACTGCGGAGCGGATTGCAGAAGTTCAAGAGGTGCTGGAAGCAGCCCGAAAAGCCCATCAGGCTAAACTGGCTGAACTTGAGGCGATAAAGGTGCGCCGCCAGGCGTTACAGCGGCAACGACTGATGGCGGAAGCCAGGTTAGACAAGATGGGAGAAAATGATGTTAATTCCCAATTCCATGAGGATGGCCGCCTGCGGATGCTTAAACACTCGCTTCGGGTGCGTGAGACTCTTGGGCGATTCCGCACTAAGATCGTAAAACATCACACTGAGAACATGGAATCGCTGATGCTTGAATCCTTCTGCAAGCTGCTCCGTAAGAAGGAGTTGGTTAGTGGACTAAAGATAAATCCTGAGACATTCGAGGCCACGCTTGTAACCAAGGATGGGAAGATCCTCCCCTTTGAACGTCTTTCCGCTGGCGAAAAGCAACTCCTAGCAACGTCACTTCTCTGGGGTCTTGCTCGCGCTTCCGGACGCCCTGTGCCAACAATTATTGACACTCCACTGGGGCGGCTCGACTCTTCACACCGTAAGCATCTGATAGAACGCTACTTCCCGAATGCCTCCCATCAGGTTCTATTGTTGTCTACAGATGAGGAGATTGTTGGGACTTATTACAAGGAACTGAAACCCTTCATAACCAGAACCTATCTTCTTGAGCACAACGAGGAGGCGGGGCAAACAAATCTTAAGCAAGGATACTTCAACGTATGA
- the dndE gene encoding DNA sulfur modification protein DndE, producing the protein MRPPVEHVRVSTKGKEILIKIKRRTGLEHWNEVCRVALCHSLSNPTSPPKLERVSDSTIDIEWKTFAGQYQKEFAAMIMLRSKQHGININDREEIAQYFRSHLERGIVSLQTSKDVSSLFHYSQHFELKDNP; encoded by the coding sequence ATGAGACCACCAGTTGAGCATGTGCGAGTTAGCACTAAGGGGAAAGAAATATTAATCAAGATAAAAAGACGTACAGGTCTAGAGCATTGGAACGAAGTATGTAGAGTGGCACTTTGCCATTCGCTTTCAAATCCAACATCGCCTCCGAAGCTTGAAAGAGTCAGTGACAGCACAATCGATATTGAATGGAAAACGTTCGCAGGACAGTATCAAAAAGAATTTGCTGCTATGATCATGCTTAGGAGCAAGCAACATGGCATAAATATAAACGATAGAGAGGAAATAGCTCAATATTTTCGATCTCACCTAGAGAGAGGAATCGTGTCCTTGCAGACTAGCAAAGATGTTAGCAGCTTGTTCCATTATTCTCAGCATTTTGAGTTGAAAGATAATCCATGA
- a CDS encoding GIY-YIG nuclease family protein, with product MTGKSHHPYIYAIIKSYCIYIGETQQHPVSRWGQHLQEIGSFTKRLKEADQDLWAMDEEIVFLCIDCKEIAKLSQDEHKIVTQYIEHRVHEKCILNLPRLAPIEKIISDTTRTAPARCRYSWGDELAVKVYEQIMDYLSTQNAENNGTSC from the coding sequence TTGACAGGTAAGTCGCATCATCCTTACATCTATGCGATTATAAAAAGCTACTGCATTTATATTGGAGAGACACAGCAACATCCTGTATCTAGATGGGGGCAGCATTTACAAGAGATTGGAAGTTTCACAAAGAGATTAAAGGAAGCTGATCAAGATTTATGGGCAATGGATGAGGAGATAGTATTTCTTTGTATAGACTGTAAAGAAATCGCAAAGTTATCTCAGGATGAACATAAAATAGTCACTCAATATATTGAACACAGAGTTCATGAAAAGTGCATTCTTAATCTCCCTCGATTGGCACCTATTGAAAAAATAATTTCAGATACTACTAGAACTGCACCTGCTAGGTGCAGGTACTCATGGGGAGATGAATTGGCTGTAAAAGTTTACGAACAAATCATGGATTATCTTTCAACTCAAAATGCTGAGAATAATGGAACAAGCTGCTAA
- a CDS encoding ATP-binding protein, with translation METIPISMNAVRVCDAIARIGYEPHSALMDIIDNSVAADALNVKLYVDLVEGKTINQRNNVARYRVVDDGKGMDEDGIKNAFKLGSDANYKQNSLSKYGMGLKSAGFSLGLRIQIISKTEGQLTRKYFLDRKVIEARNEYVVCCEDLTAIEKEEITSLLPNSSGTIVEISGCGSIYHTSAKTTIEKLKHRLGVTYYSFLSASEGSRLNIKLIYPGEEGLDIKPFDILFTHDSDPGFDPTSYDAKKPCFAFKGEWNIPALGEEGAPPIKLEVVTFPQDTMGASSSPLGEDDRARIRTYRVSRENKGFFIYRNGRLIRWGDDLDNLVPKDLIGFRARMELLTEHDDLLHVDVSKQRLEMDDETRNNLDLLMRLPRKQAAQVFAVCKDLLRKGNGEGAGFTNTVDSVPEEDPIEDLTPPDPAERKERAKKREEESKETLDKIKPEEPEEETSTTEESDFVKIRYSDNLPGINLWSTQKDAVQGTYVIINRRHAFYQSVLGNLDESSPERLALEAVIFCCAIGENKTYENLTLVPEDSIRKVFERYYSVLSFNISAWATGNQHIFGNIKI, from the coding sequence ATGGAAACAATTCCTATCTCAATGAATGCTGTTCGTGTTTGCGATGCAATAGCGAGAATAGGCTATGAGCCACATTCAGCACTAATGGATATTATTGATAACTCTGTTGCCGCCGATGCTTTAAATGTAAAGCTCTACGTTGACTTGGTTGAAGGAAAAACGATAAATCAGAGGAATAATGTCGCGAGGTATCGTGTTGTTGATGATGGGAAGGGCATGGATGAGGATGGAATAAAAAACGCTTTCAAGCTTGGCTCAGATGCTAACTACAAGCAGAACAGTCTGTCTAAGTATGGGATGGGATTAAAGTCTGCTGGGTTTTCTTTGGGACTTCGAATTCAAATCATCAGTAAAACAGAAGGTCAGCTAACGCGAAAGTATTTTTTAGACAGAAAAGTGATTGAAGCAAGAAACGAATATGTTGTCTGTTGTGAAGACTTAACAGCAATTGAAAAAGAAGAAATTACTTCTCTGTTGCCTAATTCTTCAGGAACTATCGTTGAAATATCAGGTTGTGGCTCTATTTACCATACCTCGGCAAAGACTACTATAGAGAAACTCAAACATCGTCTAGGAGTAACTTACTATTCATTTTTATCTGCATCGGAGGGTTCGCGCTTAAATATTAAGTTAATATACCCTGGGGAAGAAGGTCTAGATATTAAGCCTTTCGATATATTGTTTACACATGATTCTGATCCTGGTTTCGATCCTACATCATATGATGCGAAAAAACCGTGTTTCGCCTTCAAAGGAGAGTGGAATATTCCTGCTTTAGGAGAAGAGGGGGCACCACCAATAAAACTAGAGGTTGTGACATTTCCACAGGATACTATGGGGGCTTCTTCGTCTCCTCTTGGTGAGGATGATAGGGCGCGTATTAGAACATACCGAGTATCACGGGAGAATAAAGGATTTTTTATTTATAGAAACGGTCGGCTTATTCGTTGGGGAGATGATCTTGACAACTTGGTGCCAAAAGATTTAATAGGGTTTCGTGCTCGTATGGAATTATTAACAGAACACGATGACCTTTTACATGTTGATGTGTCAAAACAGCGTCTAGAAATGGATGACGAAACCAGGAATAATCTAGATCTCCTCATGCGATTGCCGCGAAAACAAGCTGCTCAAGTTTTTGCTGTATGTAAGGATCTTCTTCGAAAGGGGAATGGGGAGGGTGCTGGCTTCACAAATACTGTTGATTCGGTCCCAGAAGAGGATCCTATCGAGGATCTTACACCACCAGATCCAGCAGAGAGGAAGGAAAGAGCTAAGAAACGAGAAGAAGAATCTAAGGAGACTCTTGATAAAATTAAGCCTGAGGAGCCTGAAGAAGAGACCTCTACAACTGAAGAGAGTGATTTTGTGAAGATACGTTACAGTGACAACCTTCCAGGTATTAATCTGTGGAGTACTCAGAAAGACGCTGTACAAGGAACTTATGTAATTATCAACAGGAGACATGCGTTCTATCAATCTGTTCTCGGAAATTTGGATGAGTCTTCTCCAGAAAGACTTGCGCTTGAAGCTGTTATTTTCTGCTGCGCAATTGGTGAAAATAAAACTTACGAGAATTTAACTTTGGTGCCAGAAGATAGTATTAGAAAAGTATTTGAACGATATTATTCCGTTCTTTCATTTAACATAAGCGCCTGGGCAACTGGCAATCAGCATATTTTTGGGAATATTAAAATATGA
- a CDS encoding DNA phosphorothioation-associated protein 4 has product MNTKDTIAEVAQKVLRALGRAASIDEIYAEIVRRKLYEFNTPTPEHVLRTTIRRQTGNVERVDSSDEVLFEMVSDDVYDLSSGIRTTARKRAGSGMKRIQRANDKEEIIKTLMSDQVGVFKEIWKLLLFAAQVGMRNDKRLPLKAVDAGKGIDQSTFGNCPAWPGVLYLMTLAETQNSNCLSGSAEAEDDRVSVFQEYANGGLEILRDFFTGRPLDLDGLLAFIETQKEESAGRLDLELTI; this is encoded by the coding sequence ATGAACACCAAAGACACTATCGCCGAAGTAGCGCAGAAGGTGCTGCGTGCTCTGGGCAGAGCAGCGTCCATTGATGAGATTTACGCTGAAATCGTGCGAAGAAAGCTTTACGAGTTCAATACACCAACACCTGAGCATGTACTGCGGACTACAATTCGCAGGCAGACTGGAAACGTTGAACGTGTGGATTCTTCAGACGAGGTGTTGTTCGAAATGGTGAGTGATGATGTTTATGATTTGAGTTCTGGCATACGAACAACTGCAAGGAAAAGGGCGGGTTCCGGTATGAAACGAATTCAACGGGCAAATGATAAAGAGGAAATCATCAAGACCCTGATGTCCGATCAAGTCGGTGTTTTCAAGGAAATATGGAAGCTTCTCCTTTTTGCCGCTCAGGTAGGGATGAGGAATGATAAGCGATTGCCGCTGAAGGCTGTTGATGCAGGCAAAGGAATTGATCAAAGTACCTTTGGCAACTGTCCAGCCTGGCCGGGTGTGCTCTACCTTATGACACTGGCTGAAACCCAAAACTCCAATTGTCTCTCGGGTTCTGCGGAAGCGGAGGACGATAGGGTTTCCGTATTTCAGGAGTATGCGAATGGAGGGCTTGAGATTTTGAGGGACTTCTTTACTGGTCGTCCGCTCGATCTGGATGGCTTGCTTGCGTTTATTGAAACACAGAAAGAAGAAAGCGCAGGGCGGTTGGATTTAGAACTCACTATTTGA
- a CDS encoding AAA family ATPase has translation MILERLILENFRQFKGRQELVFSDLRERNVTVVHAENGFGKTTLLKALVWCFYGRDGLMGIDGNPDDFERPDRIIHEGLALRAKDPLALTASVQITFKHDADRYVLTRQLSLAQQNLNPRQTTLSLEVMRNGQTFSLDRPQQRIQALIPDGISRFLFFNGERINYLAMERNSSQVTDAIHQMLGLDLLKITIDDLRHQNVRGKLRTEQKETTSEEKRELIEQLSRQEELIKEYIGQQDQTLANLKAINAELASVNDKLAANRVAHELQSKRIHLTREREELAGKRDEVTKRLSKLISDDGYTLLTSKLINRGCEIIAQLRSEGKIPARVLNTFLQELLEHSKCICTRSLAEGSPERAAVENLLTIAGDQDFNNAVGALDHAIGVIEGVGGQTQELLNQLKLERLELSRDIRERDEELEEIHQALGGKKDEEVNQLEEKFKSLHLDRDGQNAALGRIDGQIKAATVEIETLEAQIRQIADKEEAAARAQRRVDAVEDCINILTQILKAETEDLRPLLNAEIDSHFRKIMTKDYWAELTDNFTLRIRKRVAGGDGGADPVEIDAALSTGERTVTSLVFIASLVALAKRRSEIPTILRDLAGSTFPIAIDSPFGSLSIFREGVAKYIPELAPQVVLFVSPKQYDGEVEAVLSSSGRIGKRYYLTYYGPTMPEKAAPELIVEGQKIQQYFPLETDEYTEIVPL, from the coding sequence ATGATATTAGAGCGGCTCATACTGGAGAATTTTCGACAGTTCAAGGGGCGCCAGGAGCTCGTCTTCTCAGATCTCCGCGAACGTAACGTAACGGTTGTCCATGCAGAAAACGGCTTTGGGAAGACCACCCTGCTCAAAGCTTTAGTCTGGTGCTTCTACGGTCGTGATGGTTTAATGGGCATTGACGGTAACCCCGACGACTTCGAACGTCCTGATCGGATTATTCATGAAGGTCTCGCTCTCCGCGCTAAAGATCCACTGGCTCTCACGGCTTCTGTGCAGATAACCTTCAAACACGATGCGGATCGCTATGTACTGACTCGCCAGCTTTCATTGGCACAACAAAATCTGAACCCGAGGCAGACAACGCTATCGCTTGAAGTGATGAGAAACGGGCAGACTTTCTCTCTTGATCGACCGCAACAGCGCATTCAAGCACTCATCCCTGATGGCATCAGCCGATTCCTTTTTTTCAATGGTGAACGCATTAACTACTTGGCCATGGAGCGCAACAGCTCCCAGGTAACCGATGCCATACACCAGATGCTAGGCCTTGATTTACTAAAGATTACAATCGATGACCTTCGTCACCAGAATGTCCGCGGCAAACTTCGTACTGAGCAAAAAGAGACAACAAGTGAAGAGAAGAGGGAATTGATTGAACAACTCTCAAGACAAGAAGAGCTGATAAAGGAGTATATCGGCCAACAAGATCAGACGCTTGCTAACTTGAAAGCTATTAACGCAGAACTTGCGTCAGTAAATGATAAGTTGGCTGCCAATCGCGTGGCGCACGAGCTTCAATCCAAGCGTATTCATCTTACACGCGAGAGAGAGGAATTGGCTGGTAAGCGTGACGAGGTAACGAAACGCCTGTCTAAGCTTATATCAGATGACGGCTACACTCTTCTAACTTCCAAATTGATTAATCGTGGCTGCGAAATCATCGCTCAACTCCGTAGCGAGGGGAAAATTCCTGCGCGAGTATTGAACACCTTTTTACAGGAGCTGCTGGAGCATAGCAAATGCATCTGCACCCGGAGCCTTGCAGAAGGTTCTCCTGAGCGTGCTGCCGTTGAAAATCTCCTGACCATAGCTGGAGATCAGGACTTCAATAACGCTGTGGGTGCTCTTGATCACGCAATCGGAGTCATAGAAGGGGTTGGCGGTCAGACTCAGGAACTGCTAAATCAGTTGAAGCTGGAGCGTCTTGAGCTTTCCCGCGACATCCGTGAGCGTGACGAAGAACTTGAGGAGATTCATCAGGCTCTCGGAGGTAAAAAGGATGAAGAGGTTAATCAGCTTGAGGAGAAGTTTAAGTCTTTGCATCTTGATCGCGATGGGCAGAACGCAGCCCTTGGACGAATAGACGGTCAGATCAAAGCTGCAACAGTCGAAATAGAAACGTTGGAAGCGCAAATTCGTCAGATTGCAGACAAAGAAGAAGCCGCAGCCCGTGCACAACGCCGGGTAGACGCAGTTGAGGACTGCATCAATATCCTTACGCAAATCTTGAAAGCTGAAACCGAAGACCTTCGGCCACTTCTCAATGCGGAAATCGACAGTCATTTCCGCAAGATAATGACCAAGGATTATTGGGCGGAGTTGACAGATAACTTCACCCTGCGGATTCGCAAGAGAGTTGCTGGAGGCGATGGCGGTGCCGACCCGGTGGAGATCGATGCAGCGTTAAGTACCGGGGAACGAACCGTAACTTCGCTTGTCTTTATAGCCAGTCTTGTTGCCCTGGCGAAGCGACGATCGGAAATTCCAACCATACTCAGGGATCTGGCTGGGTCAACCTTTCCAATTGCAATAGATTCTCCCTTTGGCTCCTTAAGCATCTTCCGTGAGGGTGTTGCGAAATACATTCCCGAGCTTGCGCCGCAGGTAGTTCTCTTTGTCAGCCCGAAACAGTACGACGGTGAAGTCGAGGCAGTGCTTTCTTCTTCCGGGCGCATTGGCAAGCGTTACTACCTTACCTACTATGGCCCGACAATGCCGGAGAAGGCAGCACCGGAACTCATAGTTGAGGGACAAAAAATTCAGCAGTATTTCCCGCTGGAAACTGATGAATATACGGAGATCGTGCCGCTATGA